A stretch of the Enterobacter mori genome encodes the following:
- the tdh gene encoding L-threonine 3-dehydrogenase, whose translation MKALSKLKAEEGIWMTDVPEPEVGHNDLLIKIRKTAICGTDVHIYNWDQWSQKTIPVPMVVGHEYVGEVVGIGQEVKGFKIGDRVSGEGHITCGHCRNCRGGRTHLCRNTVGVGVNRPGCFAEYLVIPAFNAFKIPDNISDDLASIFDPFGNAVHTALSFDLVGEDVLVSGAGPIGIMAAAVAKHVGARNVVITDVNEYRLSLARKMGVTRAVDVSKESLTDVMEELGMTEGFDVGLEMSGAPPAFRTMLDTMNHGGRIAMLGIPPSDMSIDWNKVIFKGLFIKGIYGREMFETWYKMAALIQSGLDLSPIITHRFSIDEFQQGFDAMRSGQSGKVILSWDK comes from the coding sequence ATGAAAGCGTTATCCAAACTGAAAGCGGAAGAAGGGATTTGGATGACCGACGTGCCGGAGCCGGAAGTCGGTCATAACGATCTGCTGATCAAAATTCGTAAAACAGCCATCTGCGGCACTGACGTTCACATCTACAACTGGGACCAGTGGTCGCAGAAAACCATTCCGGTACCGATGGTTGTCGGTCACGAATACGTCGGTGAAGTGGTCGGTATCGGCCAGGAAGTGAAAGGCTTCAAAATTGGCGATCGCGTTTCTGGCGAAGGCCACATTACCTGCGGTCACTGCCGCAACTGCCGCGGTGGACGTACTCACCTGTGCCGTAACACCGTCGGCGTGGGCGTCAACCGTCCGGGCTGCTTCGCGGAATACCTGGTGATCCCGGCGTTTAACGCGTTCAAAATCCCGGACAATATCTCTGACGATCTGGCCTCCATCTTCGACCCGTTCGGCAACGCGGTACACACGGCGCTCTCCTTCGACCTGGTGGGTGAAGACGTGCTGGTCTCCGGCGCGGGCCCCATCGGCATTATGGCGGCAGCCGTAGCGAAGCACGTGGGGGCGCGCAACGTCGTGATCACCGACGTGAACGAATACCGTCTGTCGCTGGCGCGTAAGATGGGCGTCACCCGCGCGGTGGATGTCTCTAAAGAGAGCCTGACCGACGTGATGGAAGAGCTGGGCATGACCGAAGGCTTTGATGTGGGTCTTGAGATGTCCGGCGCGCCACCGGCGTTCCGCACCATGCTCGACACCATGAACCACGGTGGCCGTATCGCGATGCTGGGTATTCCGCCGTCAGATATGTCCATCGACTGGAACAAAGTCATCTTCAAGGGGCTGTTCATCAAGGGTATCTATGGCCGCGAGATGTTCGAAACCTGGTACAAAATGGCGGCGCTGATCCAGTCAGGCCTGGATCTGTCCCCGATTATTACTCACCGTT